TCGAACCCGTTCAGATCGGCGCAGGCACCCGCGATCAAGCCGGGCAGTTCCAGCCCGTCGCAGAGGGCCGCAATCGCCTCGGCCTGACCCAGCCCGTTGCGGATCGCGGCAAGGTCGCGCGGCCCGCCCCGGTCCAGCGCCAGCCGCGAAAGGGCACGGTCCAGATCGGGCGTCTTGCGCAGGGCCGCACGTAGGTCGGCGGCCAGGGTCGAATGGTCGATGCAGAAATCCAGCGCCGAAAGCCGGGCGTGGATTACATCCAGGTTGCGCGACGGGCTGCCAAGGCGCTGTTCCAGCAGGCGGGCGCCCCCCGGCGTGACCGTGCGGTCGATCACCGACAAGAGCGAGCCGCCGCGCTCGCCTGACAGGGAACGGGTCAGCTCCAGATTGCGTCGCGTGGCGGCGTCGATCTGCATCACCCGATCCTCAGCCTCTTGCACCGGGGGTTGCAGCAGCGGCAGTTTGCCCTTTTGCGTGATGTCCAAATAGTCGATCAGCGCACCCATGGCCGACAGTTCGGCGCGCGCGAACGTACCGAACCCCTCCAGCGAGCCAACCTTGTACAGCTCGCACAGGCGCTTTTCGGCGGCCATGCTGTCGAAACTGGCCTTGCCCAGTGGGGTCAGCGGAATGCGGTGATCGTCAGCCAGCGGGCGCAGCTGCTGGAACACCGGTTCATCGACCACCAGCAGCTCGGACGGGGCCAGCCGCGCCAGTTCCGGGCTGAGGCGCGGGCGGGTCACCGGCATCACGTGGAAATCACCGGTCGAGATATCGGCCCAGGCCAGCGCCGCGCCACTGCGCACCTCGGCATAAGCCACCAGAAAATTGTGGCGACGCGCCTCAAGCAGCGCGTCCTCGGTCAGGGTGCCCGGGGTGACCAGCCGCACCACATCGCGCCGGACCACCGATTTCGATCCACGCTTCTTGGCCTCGGCCGGGCTTTCCATCTGTTCGCAGACCGCTACCCGGAATCCCTTACGGATCAGGGTCAGCAGATAGCCCTCGGCGGCGTGGACCGGGACGCCGCACATCGGAATATCCTCGCCCTCGTGCTTGCCGCGCTTGGTCAGCGCGATATCCAGCGCCTCGGCCGCGGCGACCGCGTCGTCAAAGAACATCTCGTAGAAATCGCCCATGCGATAGAACAGCAGGGCATCGGCATAAGCCTCTTTGATTTCCAGATATTGTGCCATCATGGGCGTGACGGTGGTCAAGGCATTATTCTCCGGCGGCTGGTGCGCGCGACCTTACAAATCCGGCCCCTGCGGCGAAAGGCGAAAACGCATTGTCGTTGAGGCGCGCGATTGCCTGCGCTATGAGGCTGAAAGCCCGCATAGCAGAGAAACGACCCATCCCATGCCCAAAGCGAAGATCACCAACGAAGAGGCGCTGGCCTTTCACCTGGAACCGACCCCCGGCAAGTGGGAGGTGCAGGCCACCGTTCCGATGACCACGCAGCGCGATCTGTCGCTGGCCTATTCCCCCGGCGTGGCAGTACCGTGCGAGGCGATCGCGGCCGATCCGGGGCTGGCCTATGACTATACCAACAAGGGCAACCTGGTTGCGGTGATCTCGAACGGGACGGCGGTTCTGGGTCTGGGCAATCTGGGTGCGCTGGGCGGCAAGCCGGTGATGGAGGGCAAGGCGGTGCTGTTCAAACGCTTTGCCGATGTGAACTCGATCGACATCGAGCTGGATACCGAGGACCCGGACGAGTTCTGCCGCGCGGTGCGGCTGATGGGGCCGACATTCGGCGGCATCAACCTGGAAGACATCAAGGCGCCCGAGTGTTTCATCATCGAGCAGCGTCTGAAGGAAGAGATGGATATCCCCGTCTTTCACGACGACCAGCACGGCACGGCGGTGATCTGTGCGGCGGGGCTGATCAACGCGCTGCACATCTCGGGCAAGAAGATCGAAGATGTGAAGATCGTGCTGAACGGCGCCGGCGCGGCGGGCATCGCCTGTATCGAACTGCTGAAAACCATGGGCGCGCGGCATGAAAACTGCATTGTCTGCGATACCAAGGGTGTGATCTTTCAGGGTCGCACCGAGGGCATGAACCAGTGGAAATCGGCCCATGCCATCAAGACCGAGCTGCGCAGCCTTGAAGAGGCGATGAAAGGGGCCGACGTGTTCCTGGGCGTCAGCGTCAAGGGTGCGGTGACGCAGGAAATGGTGCAGAGCATGGCCGACAATCCGGTCATCTTTGCCATGGCGAACCCCGATCCGGAAATCACACCCGAAGAGGCGCATGAGGTGCGTCCCGATGCCATCGTTGCCACCGGGCGCAGCGACTATCCCAACCAGGTCAACAACGTGTTGGGCTTTCCCTATCTGTTCCGCGGCGCGCTGGATATTCACGCCCGCGCCATCAACGACGAGATGAAGATCGCCTGCGCCCATGCGCTGGCGGCGCTGGCCCGCGAGGATGTGCCCGACGAGGTTGCGATGGCCTATGGCAAGAGCCTGGCTTTTGGACGCGACTACATCATCCCGACCCCGTTCGACCCGCGCCTGATCCACCGCATTCCGCCCGCCGTCGCGCGCGCGGGCATGGATACCGGCGCCGCGCGGCGGCCGATCATCGACATGGATGCCTATGAGCTGGGCCTGAAATCGCGGATGGACCCGACCGCCAGCATCCTGCGCGGCATCAACGCCCGCGCGCGCAAGGCGCAAAGCCGGATGATCTTTGCCGAGGGCGACGATCCCCGCGTGCTGCGCGCGGCGGTCACCTATCAGCGCTCGGGCTATGGCAAGGCGCTGGTGGTGGGTCGTCATGACGACGTGAAGGCCAAGCTTGAAGCCGCCGGCCTGGGCGACGCGGTGCGCGAGCTTGAGGTGGTGAACGCCGCCAACACCACGCATCTGGAGACCTATAAGGAGTTCCTGTACTCGCGCCTGCAACGCAAGGGCTTCGATAACAAGGACGTACACCGGCTGGCCGCGCGCGACCGGCATGTGTTCTCGGCCCTGATGCTGGCGCATGGCCACGGCGACGGGCTGGTGACCGGCGCGACCCGGAAATCGGCGCATGTGCTGCACCAGATCAGCCATGTGTTCGACGCCGATGCGGCGCATGGGGCGGCGGGGATCACCGCATTGTTGCACAAGGGCAAGATCGTGCTGATCGGCGACACGCTGGTGCATGAATGGCCCGACGAACACGATCTGGCCACCATCGCCGAACGCGCCGCTGACGTGGCCCGCCATATGGGTCTGGAGCCGCGCGTGGCCTTTGTCAGCTTCTCGACCTTTGGTTATCCGATCTCGGAGCGGACCGAAAAGCTGACGAAGGCGCCCAAGGTACTGGAAGCGCGCGGCGTGAGTTTCGAGTTCGAAGGCGAGATGACTGTCGATGTGGCGCTGAACCCGCGCTCGAAAGAGGCCTATCCCTTCTCGCGCCTCACCGGCCCCGCGAACATCCTGATCGTGCCCGCGCGGCATTCGGCGTCGATCTCGACCAAGCTGATGCAGGAGATGGCGGGTGCCACGGTGATCGGCCCGATCCTGACCGGTGTCGACAAGCCGATCCAGATCTGTTCGACCGTCTCCACCGCCAATGACATCCTGAACATGGCGGTGCTGGCCTCGGCCGAGATCGGCTAGGCCATGGCGATCTGGAACCTCGGTTCGATCAATGCGGACATGGTCTATGCCGTGCCGCATCTGCCCGGGCCGGGCGAAACCCTGGCCGCCTCGGGGTTGGAGCGGTTTCTGGGCGGCAAGGGCGCCAATATGTCGGTGGCCGCCGCCCGCGCCGGATCGCAGGTGCGCCATATCGGCGCGGTGGGGCCGGAGGGGCGCTGGGCTATCGACCGGCTGACCGAATATGGCGTCGATACGCGCCATATCGCGACGCTTGAGGCACCCACCGGCCATGCGATCATCGCGGTCGAGCCGGGGGGCGAGAACCTGATCGTTCTGTTGCCCGGTGCCAACCGGGCCATTTCACCCGAACGGGTCGGCAGTGTGCTTTTGGATGCCGCGCCCGGTGATCTTCTGGTGATGCAGAATGAAACCAGCGCCCAGGTCGAAGCGGCGCGGCTGGGTCGCGAACGCGGTCTGACCGTGTGTTATGCCGCCGCCCCCTTTGACGCGCAGGCGGTGCGCGATGTTCTGCCCTGGCTCGATTTCCTGATCCTGAACGCGGTCGAGGCCGAACAGCTGCAAGAGGCGACCGGGCTGACACCGGATCAGTTGCCGGTCTCGCATGTGATTGTCACGCTGGGGTCGAAAGGCGCGCGCCATTTCGACACTGACAAGGGGATTTCGACCGAGTATCCGGCCTATCGGGTCAAGGCGGTCGATACCACCGGGGCGGGCGATACCTTTACCGGCTATGTGCTGTCCGGGATGGATCGCGGCTTGCCGATGCCGCAGGCAATCACTCAAGCGATGCGCGCTGCCGCATTGATGGTGATGCGCCACGGCACGGCCGATGTGATCCCCGACCTGAAAGAGGTGCTGGCGGCGCGGTTCTAGCTGCCCGCAAAGGGCGCCGCATCCCCCCAAAGCTGTTTCACCCGCGCATCGCGGCCACAGGATTTGCGATAGAGCTTGTAGGCCTCTTGCTGCCGTTTCGGGCCGAACCGGGTCAGCACCAGCTTTTCTCCCTTGGCATAGTCCTGATGATAGGCCTCGGCCGGATAAAACCGGCCCGCCGTCAGGATCGGGGTCACGACAGTTTGGCCCAGTTCCGCTTCTGCGTTGGCTTTGGCCTGAGATGCCAACGCACTTTCCACCTTGTTAGAGACGAATATCGCGGTGCGATAGCTGTCACCGCGA
The window above is part of the Ruegeria pomeroyi DSS-3 genome. Proteins encoded here:
- a CDS encoding ribokinase encodes the protein MAIWNLGSINADMVYAVPHLPGPGETLAASGLERFLGGKGANMSVAAARAGSQVRHIGAVGPEGRWAIDRLTEYGVDTRHIATLEAPTGHAIIAVEPGGENLIVLLPGANRAISPERVGSVLLDAAPGDLLVMQNETSAQVEAARLGRERGLTVCYAAAPFDAQAVRDVLPWLDFLILNAVEAEQLQEATGLTPDQLPVSHVIVTLGSKGARHFDTDKGISTEYPAYRVKAVDTTGAGDTFTGYVLSGMDRGLPMPQAITQAMRAAALMVMRHGTADVIPDLKEVLAARF
- a CDS encoding NADP-dependent malic enzyme, which translates into the protein MPKAKITNEEALAFHLEPTPGKWEVQATVPMTTQRDLSLAYSPGVAVPCEAIAADPGLAYDYTNKGNLVAVISNGTAVLGLGNLGALGGKPVMEGKAVLFKRFADVNSIDIELDTEDPDEFCRAVRLMGPTFGGINLEDIKAPECFIIEQRLKEEMDIPVFHDDQHGTAVICAAGLINALHISGKKIEDVKIVLNGAGAAGIACIELLKTMGARHENCIVCDTKGVIFQGRTEGMNQWKSAHAIKTELRSLEEAMKGADVFLGVSVKGAVTQEMVQSMADNPVIFAMANPDPEITPEEAHEVRPDAIVATGRSDYPNQVNNVLGFPYLFRGALDIHARAINDEMKIACAHALAALAREDVPDEVAMAYGKSLAFGRDYIIPTPFDPRLIHRIPPAVARAGMDTGAARRPIIDMDAYELGLKSRMDPTASILRGINARARKAQSRMIFAEGDDPRVLRAAVTYQRSGYGKALVVGRHDDVKAKLEAAGLGDAVRELEVVNAANTTHLETYKEFLYSRLQRKGFDNKDVHRLAARDRHVFSALMLAHGHGDGLVTGATRKSAHVLHQISHVFDADAAHGAAGITALLHKGKIVLIGDTLVHEWPDEHDLATIAERAADVARHMGLEPRVAFVSFSTFGYPISERTEKLTKAPKVLEARGVSFEFEGEMTVDVALNPRSKEAYPFSRLTGPANILIVPARHSASISTKLMQEMAGATVIGPILTGVDKPIQICSTVSTANDILNMAVLASAEIG